Proteins encoded by one window of Seriola aureovittata isolate HTS-2021-v1 ecotype China chromosome 4, ASM2101889v1, whole genome shotgun sequence:
- the akap1b gene encoding A kinase (PRKA) anchor protein 1b, producing the protein MPLRFRSVVPYTLPGVLALIGWYWYISRKKERLITHDSPEGAPTPVGLRTSPAEGSNGLVEKGTVSSPTNDTERPAHRPPKVTNQRTEHENISHIHVPDSEAAPSPEQRSEEAAPPLGRTRGEDVHKPPDVAAPSPGKDDSSQVSSKDHKAPEESSSLALETELEKQQIRDPVPAPEALVEEVIVPCQSNKVSSSSPATAYLSDAERPEPEGEVAKHHGTSNTQDELIVCSVTPAKVQRVMPSEADSLETPPSTQDFHQQITSTPNTPGPTSTALTTVEDSINTTATPESIQTHGSSGEEQDLELLAAGLICEVISAATQEVLGVTRCQVTDNSEPTCSSSSTPLASSRLCSQQEAITAAQQRHHLLTSSSQTSCESREATEKEQQGVPNGCSSAPVWEPVEVSQRAHQTNNAQRGHWPTASHEAAPSVPLLNAKLKGDEGAVPAEDSACSTCHSEDGISSEDLQNSMFDNQMDVIQITDLSAKEAALPQSLVETAAEATVSSVTEENSVDSVCEIKGLNGMGLRNGAHGTFEETDQSGGSDVNSMDSVDSGCTMGVGESQSNNAASLSSELIIWEIEVPKHLVGRLIGKQGRFVSFLKQNSGAKIYISTLPYTQEFQICHIEGTQQQVDKALSLIGKKFKDLDLTNLYAPPPPPLTLPSLPMTSWLLLPSGVTVEVIVVNIVSAGHIFVQQHTHPTYHALRSLDQQMFLCYSQPGTPALPSPAEVGVICAAPAVEGAWWRAQVITFYKETNEVEIRYVDYGGYDRVKIDSLRQIRSDFVTLPFQGAEVLLDNIAPLPGEDRFSPEATSALEEMTRGVALLAQVSNYDNNTGLPLVHLWNMVGEEVISVNRTLAERGLGSWVDGF; encoded by the exons ATGCCGCTGAGGTTTCGCTCTGTTGTACCCTACACGCTGCCCGGAGTACTCGCGCTGATCGGTTGGTATTGGTACATCTCGCGGAAGAAAGAGCGGCTCATCACTCACGACAGCCCAGAGGGGGCTCCGACTCCTGTGGGCCTCAGAACTTCTCCAGCAGAGGGTAGCAATGGTTTGGTTGAGAAAGGCACCGTATCATCCCCTACAAACGACACAGAGCGCCCCGCCCACAGACCTCCGAAGGTGACGAACCAGAGAACAGAACATGAAAATATATCCCATATCCACGTGCCGGACAGTGAAGCAGCACCTTCGCCAGAACAACGTTCAGAAGAAGCTGCCCCTCCCCTAGGcagaacaagaggagaggatgtCCATAAACCCCCAGACGTGGCTGCGCCGTCACCCGGCAAAGACGACAGCTCGCAGGTGTCATCGAAAGACCATAAAGCCCCAGAGGAAAGCTCATCACTTGCTTTGGAAACAGAGCTGGAGAAACAACAGATCAGAGATCCAGTCCCTGCTCCAGAAGCCTTGGTAGAAGAGGTCATCGTGCCCTGCCAGTCCAACAAAGTCTCCAGCTCCTCCCCCGCGACAGCCTACCTTTCTGATGCAGAGAGGCCTGAGCCGGAGGGAGAAGTTGCAAAGCATCATGGTACCAGTAATACACAAGATGAGCTGATTGTTTGCTCAGTTACCCCAGCCAAAGTGCAGAGAGTGATGCCATCTGAGGCCGACTCTCTAGAGACGCCCCCTTCGACGCAGGATTTCCACCAACAAATAACGAGCACCCCGAACACCCCGGGCCCAACCTCCACAGCCTTGACCACAGTCGAAGACTCCATCAACACAACAGCGACCCCGGAGAGCATCCAGACACATGGTAGCAGTGGAGAGGAGCAGGATCTGGAGCTTCTGGCAGCTGGACTCATATGTGAGGTCATCTCGGCGGCCACCCAGGAGGTCCTTGGTGTCACCAGGTGCCAGGTCACAGACAACAGCGAgcccacctgcagcagcagcagcacgccGCTTGCTAGCAGCAGACTATGCTCCCAACAGGAAGcaatcacagcagcacagcagcgcCACCATCTACTGACGAGCTCCTCTCAGACAAGCTGCGAGTCTAGAGAGGCAACGGAGAAAGAACAGCAAGGGGTGCCTAATGGATGCTCCTCTGCTCCAGTATGGGAGCCCGTTGAGGTCAGTCAAAGGGCACACCAGACAAACAATGCACAGAGAGGCCATTGGCCAACGGCGTCGCACGAAGCTGCACCAAGTGTCCCTCTGCTAAACGCTAAACTGAAAGGCGATGAAGGAGCTGTGCCGGCCGAGGACTCAGCCTGCAGCACGTGCCACTCTGAGGACGGCATCAGCAGCGAGGACCTCCAGAACAGCATGTTCGACAACCAAATGGATGTGATCCAAATAACAGACTTGTCCGCGAAAGAAGCCGCGCTGCCTCAGTCGCTGGTCGAGACCGCCGCAGAGGCGACGGTTTCGTCCGTGACTGAAGAAAACTCAGTGGAttctgtgtgtgagataaaGGGGCTCAACGGGATGGGCCTGAGGAATGGAGCTCACGGGACGTTTGAGGAGACGGACCAGTCTGGAG gctctGATGTGAATAGTATGGACTCTGTGGACAGCGGCTGCACTATGGGTGTCGGGGAAAGCCAGAGCAACAACGCTGCCTCCTTGAGCTCTGAGCTCATCATCTGGGAGATTGAGGTGCCAAAG CATCTTGTCGGGCGGTTAATCGGGAAACAGGGGAGATTTGTGAGTTTCCTCAAGCAGAACTCTGGTGCAAAGATCTACATCTCCACCCTGCCTTATACACAGGAGTTCCAGATCTGTCATATAGAGG GTACGCAGCAGCAGGTCGACAAGGCCCTCTCACTGATTGGGAAGAAGTTTAAAGACCTGGACTTGACGAACCTGTATGCACCTCCCCCGCCCCCGCTCACATTGCCGTCGCTTCCCATGACCTCCTGG CTCCTGCTCCCCAGTGGAGTGACGGTTGAAGTGATAGTGGTGAACATCGTGTCGGCCGGTCACATCTTCGTCCAGCAGCACACCCACCCCACCTACCACGCTCTGCGGAGCCTCGACCAGCAGATGTTCCTCTGCTACTCCCAGCCGGGCACCCCCGCCCTGCCCTCACCTGCTGAAG TGGGCGTGATCTGTGCAGCTCCAGCGGTGGAAGGAGCCTGGTGGAGAGCTCAGGTCATCACCTTCTACAAGGAAACAAACGAAGTGGAGATTAGATACGTCGACTACGGAGGCTACGACAGAGTTAAGATCGACTCACTACGGCAAATAAG gtcTGATTTTGTAACACTACCATTTCAAGGTGCAGAAGTCCTGCTCGACAACATCGCTCCACTTCCAG GAGAGGATCGTTTTTCACCTGAGGCCACGTCGGCGTTGGAGGAGATGACCAGAGGAGTGGCGCTGCTCGCACAG GTATCGAACTACGACAACAACACAGGCCTCCCGCTGGTCCACCTGTGGAACATGGTCGGAGAGGAG GTGATTTCAGTGAACCGTACTCTGGCGGAGAGAGGCCTGGGATCCTGGGTGGATGGATTCTGA